The window CAAGGCGCGCGCTGCCGAGGTCGCCAGCCTGCCCTTCACGCCGCACCGCTTCTACCGGGGCTGATTTTTCATTTTTTACGGGGAGTTATCACCATGACCACACGCTTCACCACAGACCATGAATGGGTCCGCCTTGAGGGCGATGTCGCCTTTATCGGCATCACCCAGTACGCAACCGAACAGCTGGGCGATGTCATCAGCGTGGAGCTGCCTGATGTGGGCAAGAGCTTCAAGAAGGGTGACGAGATCGCCGTGGTGGACTCGGTGAAAACCGCTGCCGAGGTGTACGCGCCGGTTTCTGGCGAGGTCATCGAGATCAATGACGGCATCGAAGACGCGCCCCAGATCGTCAATGACGAGCCGCAAGGCGGTGGCTGGTTCGTGAAGCTGAAAATCGCCGACAAGGGCGAGCTGGATGGCCTGATGGACGAAGCCGCCTACGCCAAGCACATCGGCTAGGGACGTTTCTGCGCTGATGGTCTATCCGCCTCGCCACTTTGCCGTAACGGACCGGGCCGAGGCCGAGGCGGTGATGGCGGCCTATCCGTTTGCCACGTTCGTGGTGAGCGGAGCGGACGGGCTGGTGACGGCACGCACGCCGGTCGTGCTGGAGCGGGATCGCGAGGGGCGTGTAACCGCGCTGCTCGGCCATGTGTCCCGCGCCAATCCGGTCTGGCAGGCGGTGGGCGAGGGGGCGGAGGCTGTCGCGCTTTTTGCCGGGCCGCATGCCTATGTCAGCGCGTCGGCCTATCCGTCCAAGGCCGACCATGGCCGGGCGGTGCCGACCTGGAACTATGTGGCCGCCGAGGCCCATGGACGCCTGACGGCCTTTGATGGCGCGGCCGAGCTGCGGGCGCTGCTGGAGGCGCTGACGGGCCGGTTCGAGGATGGACGGGCCGAGCCGTGGGCGGTGTCGGACGTGCCGCAGGACTATGTCGATGCGCTGCTGCGCGGGATTACCGGCCTTCGGCTGGCGGTGAGCAGCGTGACGGCGGTGAAGAAGCTCAGCCAGAACAAGGCTGGGACGGATTTTGACGGGGTTCTGGCGTTTCTGGACGCCGAACCTGAACCCGATGCCCGTCAGACGGCGGGCCTGATGAGAGAGTTGGAGCGAGGTTGATGCGCTATCTGCCGCTTACCCCTGAAGACCGCACCGAAATGCTTGGCGTCATTGGCGTCAGCTCGGTCGATGCGCTGTTTGCCGATGTGCCGCAGGCCGCGCGTCTCGATGGCCCGGTAGACCTGCCCCGCCGGGCGACCGAGCTGGAGGTGGAGCGCGCCTTTGCGGCCATGGCGAAGAAGAATATCGCCGCCAGCGACACGGCCTTCTTCGTCGGGGCAGGGGCCTACAAGCACCACATCCCGGCCAGCGTGGATCATCTGATCCAGCGTTCGGAATTCCTCACCGCCTACACGCCTTACCAGCCGGAAATCAGCCAGGGCACGCTGCAGACCCTGTTCGAGTTCCAGACGCAAGTGGCGCGCCTGACCGGCATGGATATCGCCAATGCCTCCATGTATGACGGCTCGACGGCGTGCGCGGAGGCGGTGCTGATGGCGGCCCGGGTGACCAAGCGCTCGCGCGCGGTGCTCTCCGGCAATCTGCATCCGCACTATGCCGAGGCGACGCGCACGCTCGCGCGCTACATGAATATCGACGTCGCCGCAGAAGCGCCGGTGCCGGGCGGCCTCGATGATGTCATTAGCCAGATCGACGAGGAAACCGCCTGCGTCGTGGTGCAGAACCCGGACGTGTTTGGCGGCATCCATGATCTGCGTCCGATTGCCGAAGCGGCCCATGCCAAGGGCGCGCTGCTGATCGCTGTATTTACCGAGATTGTATCGCTTGGCCTGATCGAAAGCCCCGGCGCGATGGGCGCGGACATTGTGGTCGGCGAGGGCCAGTCCATCGGTGTCGGCCTGCAGTTTGGCGGACCTTATGTGGGGCTTTTCGCCTGCCGCAATGACAAGAGCTTCATCCGCAACATGCCGGGCCGTCTGGCGGGTGAAACCATCGATGCCGACGGACGGCGCGGCTATGTGCTCACCCTCTCCACGCGCGAGCAGCATATCCGCCGCGACCGGGCCACCTCCAACATCTGTACCAATTCCGGGCTGATGGCGCTCGCCTTTACCATCCACATGACGCTGCTGGGGGAGAAGGGTCTCAAACACCTTGCCGCCCTCAATCACGAGCGGGCGGTGGAGCTGGCTGATGCGCTCTCTGCCGTGCCGGGCGTGACGGTCGAGACCGGCGCCTTCTTCAACGAGTTTACGGTGAAGCTGCCGAAAAATGCCGCTGAAGTCACCGAAAGCCTGATCGCCAAGGGCGTGCTGGCAGGCGTTCCGGCCAGCCGCCTCTGGCCCGATGGCGGGCTGGATGACCGGCTCATCATCGCCGCGACCGAAACCAACACCGATGCCGACATTGCGCTCTTCGCGTCCGCCCTCAAAGAGGTGCTCTAACCATGGCCATGAACCAGCAGGGACGTCCCACCCGTCCGAACGAAAATGCCGCCACGGGCGGTTATGCCGACACCATCTCTGGCAGCCGCGGCCTCGACCAAGCCGAACCGCTGATCTTCGAGCGCGGGCGCACGGATCTGACCGGCGTCGATTTTCCGGAGCTTAAAGGCACGAAAACGCGCCTTGGCGGGCTGGAGCGCAAAAGCGAGATCGGCCTTCCCGGCCTCTCCGAGCCGGAGGCGATGCGCCATTATGTGCGCCTCAGCCGCAAGAATTACGCGATCGATCTGGGCATTTATCCGCTCGGTTCCTGCACGATGAAGCATAATCCGCGCCTGAACGAGAAGATGGCGCGCCTGCCGGGCTTTGGCGATGTCCACCCGCTGCAGCCGCAATCGACGGTGCAGGGCGCGCTGGAGCTGATTGGCGAGCTGGCCCACTGGCTGATGACGCTGACCAATACGCCGTGCGTGGCGATGAGCCCGAAAGCCGGTGCCCATGGCGAGCTGTGCGGCATGATGGCTATCCGCGCCGCGCTGGATGCGCGCGGCGAGACCGGCCGCCGCCGCGTGCTGGTGCCTGAAAGCGCGCACGGCACCAACCCGGCAACGGCGGTGCAATGCGGCTTCTATTGTGATGAAATCCCGGCCAATGCCGATGGCCGCGTCGACATGGAAGCGTTCAAGGCGAAGCTGGGCGATGATGTTGCCGGCATCATGCTCACCAACCCCAATACGTGCGGGCTGTTTGAGCGTGACATCAAGGAAATCGCCGACCTGATCCACGAGGCGGGCGGGTATTTCTACTGCGACGGTGCGAACTTCAACGCCATTGTCGGACGCGTGCGCCCCGGCGATCTCGGCATCGACGCCATGCACATCAATCTGCACAAGACCTTCTCCACGCCCCATGGCGGCGGTGGTCCCGGCTCTGGCCCGACCGTGTTCTCCGAGGCGCTCGCGCCGTTTGCGCCGGTGCCTTACGTGGTGAAGAAGGGCGAGACCTGGCATATGGTCGAGCATGAGGCGGAGGCCCGCGCCGACGGTGCCGAGCCCTTCGGCCGCATGGTCGCCTTCCACGGCCAGATGGGCATGTTCACCCGCGCGCTCTCCTACATGATGAGCCACGGCTCTGACGGGCTGCGCCAGGTGGCCGAGGACTCCGTGCTCAACGCCAACTACGTGCTGGCGCGCCTTAAGCACGTGATGACGCCCGCCTTTGAGGGCACCTGCATGCACGAAGCGCTGTTTGACGACCGCTTCCTGAAAGACACCGGCGTCACCACGCTCGACTTTGCGAAAGCCATGATCGATGAGGGCTATCACCCGATGACCATGTACTTCCCGCTGGTGGTGCATGGCGCGATGCTGATCGAGCCGACCGAGACGGAGAGCAAGTCCGGCCTCGACCGGTTCTGCGACGTGCTGGAGGGCCTCGCAGAGGCGGCCAAATCCGGCGATACGGCGCGGTTTGTCTCCGCCCCGGTGCATGCGCCCGTAAAGCGCCTCGACGAGACACGCGCGGCCCGCAATCCGGTGCTGGTGTGGCAGGAGAGCGAAGACCAGCCGCAAGCGGCCGAATAGGCTCAGCCATCCCTGGATCCGGTCTGTCCTGCCTGGACAGCCGGATCCTCGTGGGCCGCGGGCGCACGCCTTGGCCTGTGCGGCCCCTCAAACAGGCGGTCGCCCAGCCTGCGTGTGGCTTTCAGGACCGGGAATTCCAGCAGACGGAACGCCGCGCCCGCCACGCCAATCGATAGCGCCATTGCCACGATCAGGAAGGCAAGGCTCGCCATCGGCCCGAAATCGGGCAGGGCACTCACCCAGACCCGCACCAGTCCTGACAGGACCAGCAGGTGGCAGAGATAGAGCGCGTAGGACCAGTCCCCGAGGATCACCAGCCAGCCCGGCGGCTTCAGGCTGCCCTGCATTTCCAGACTTATCGCGCCATAGACAATCAGCATTGAGGGCACACCGAAGGCGGCGACACGCGCCCAGCCGGCCGGGAAGGCCTCGGCATTTTCGGGCCATATCAGCCACGCAGTGGCGGTTAGCCAAAGTGCGGCGAGCGCGAGGGCAGCGCGGGCCAGCCGCCGCTCACCCGAACAGATCAGCATGCCAGCCGCGGCGCCCAGAATGAATTCGATCGTCAACGGGTTGACGATGAGTGCGCCTATGGCAGGCAGGCCCTGCAGCCATACCGACCCGGCAATCACCAGTCCGCCCCAGAGGGCGAGCAGGGCGGGTAGCCAGCGCTCCGGCAAGGCAAGAAACAGGGTGAACGCCAGGTAGAAATATATCTCGTGCGTCAGCGTCCAGCCGACGTGCAGGACGGGCAGGTCGCCCTCTATCGGCCACAGGGTGAAGGATTGCCATATCTGCAGGTCAGCCAGATCGCGGTTGAGCGCGCCGGGTATCGCGATATAGGCGGCGAGCGCGAGCGCCGTGAAAAACCAGTAGACGGGGTAGATCCGGGTGAAACGCGCATAGGCAAACCGGCCGATAAAGTGGGCATCTCCGCGCGGCTTGTTGTGGGTGATATAGACCATCACAAAGCCGGAAATCACGAAGAACAGGTCCACGCCGGCAAAACCCAGTATCCACTGCCCGCTACTGACAGGCGCGCTGAAAAACCGCGAGTCGATCTGCGATGCATGAGCGGCCAGGACCAGCAGCGCTGCCACAGCCCGCAGGGACTGCAGGGAATGAAGTGGCATGATGGCAGAGTGCATTCCGGCCCCGTGTCTGGCCCCGTGTCTGGCGTTGTGTGGACGCTATACAAGCCGCCATGGGCAGGCAATCGGCGAGCCATGTGAGCAGCCGCGCCGGGGGACTGTTCCACACCCGTTTGGGAACCGGCATTCATGCGGGCGGGTTATTTCGGGGTATGCGTTGAACCAGCTGGCCCGTCCGCAATTGCGCCATAATTGGCATGCGGATGATCGCCATAATACAACACCTGCCGGGAATCGGCTGCGCGCGCCCTTGCAGCTTCAATCCGGCGGCTCACATAAGCCGCGTTATCCGTTTCGCGCCCCCGGGGAGACAGCCTTGGTCATGAATGATGCAGTCAACGAGTTCAGCAAATCCCGCATTGGCGGGGTAATCGTACTCGTGCTGCGTGCGATCGGGGTAGCGCTCGGCCTGTTCCTGATGGCGGTGGCTATTCCGCTTTTCTTCCTGCCGATCCCGCTGGGTATCCCGCTATTCATTCTCGCGGCCCTGTTGCTGGCGGCCTCGTCGCGGACAGCTCATGGCGTGGTCACGGGCATTCTGAGACGCTTTCCGTGGGTGTGGAACCGGGTAAAGCGGATGTTCGGCGAGAAGGATTAAAAAGCTTCAAGCGCAAAAAAAAACGGGGCCTGAGGGCCCCGTTTTCGTAACCTGCATGGCGCATCAAAATCAGTTGATGCGCTCGGCCAGCTCGCCAGCAGCGTCCTTCACAAGCGCATTGCGCTGGGTCTTGGTGAGCTTCTCCGACAGAAGCTTCGCGGCCGCTTCCACAGCGATGTCAGCGGCGAGCGCTTTCACGTCCTTGGCGGCTTGGGCCTCGGCCTGTGCGATGCGCTGCTCGGCCAGAGCGGTGCGGCGTTCAATGCGCTGTGCCAGTTCCTTGCGAGCCGTTTCGCGGATGAACTCGGCATCCAGCTTGGCCTTTTTCACGATCTCTTCGGCTTCGCTGGCTGCATCGCGTTGCTGGCGCTCATACTTTGCCAGCATTTCCTGGGCTTCCTCGCGCAGGCGGCGCGCCTCGTCCAGCTCGTTGCGAATGGCATCGGCACGGGCATCAAGGCTCTTGGCCAATACCTTGTGTACGCCAAAGCGCCACAGAATGGCAAAGAAACCCAGAAGGCCGATGAATGCCCAGAAAGACGTGTCCTGAAGAAGATAGCTCATCGGGCCGCCTCCTGGCTGCGCACGGCATCGACAGCCGTTTCCGCTTCGTCGCGCTTGACGGTGAGACCAGCCAGATGCTCCGTCACCGCGCCGGCCACGTCAGCAGCCACATTGCGGACTTCGGAGAGCGCTGCATTGCGGGCCGACGCAATGCGCGCTTCGGCTTCGGCCTGACGGCCCTCCAGTTCGGCTTCCATGCGCGCGATCTCGTCGGCGCTCTGGCGTTCCGCCTCGGCCCGGGCCTCGGCCCCGACCGCCTGTGCCTTTGCACGCGCATCGGCCAGAGACTTCTCGTAAGCCTTCACGGCCTCGTCGGCTTGAAGCTTCAGCCCGGCGGCTGCATCCAGATCGTCCGCGATGCGGTCTTTACGTTCCTCAATCGCCGATCCGATGCGCGGCAGCAGCCAGCGCGACAGAAGGAAATAGAGAACAGCAAAGCTGATCGCGAGCCAGAAGAGCTGCGAGGCAAAATAGGTCGGATCGAAAGGCGGGAAGGCCGCTTCCGCAGCGTATCCGGCGCCTTCTGTCATGTCCGTCTGGGACTCTTGCAAGCGCAAGGCGTCCTCCCTTCAATCAAGTCGTCGAAACCGAAGGCTTCAGGCGCCCCGCGCCGGACCGATGCGCAAGGGCAGGTCCGGGCGGAACGCGGTACTCAGTCCGGCGTCTGTTTTAGACGACGAACAGCAGCAGCAGGGCGATGAGCAGCGAGAAGATGCCCAGCGCTTCGGTCACGGCGAAGCCGAAGATCAGGTTGCCGAACTGGGCCGGCGCAGCCGACGGATTGCGCAGGGCGCCCGTCAGGAAGCTGGAGAAGATGTTGCCCACGCCGAGCGCAGCGCCCAGCATGCCGAAGGTGGCCAGTCCAGCGCCGATGTATTTTGCGGCTTCCGCTTCCATGTCGATACTCCTCGAGGATGAACGGTTTCAGTTGATGCGGGTTGAAGTCGGGTCCGTCGCGCCTAGTGGTGACCCGGATGCAGCGCGTCGGACAGATAGATGCAGGTCAGCACGGCGAACACGTAGGCCTGGAGGAAGGCCACCAGGAATTCCAGCGCGGTCAGTGCAACGACCATGATGAGCGGGGCAACGGCGCCGACAGCGCCAAGGGCGCCAACCGAGCCGAGCATGATGATGAAGCCGGCGAACACCTTCAGCAGGATGTGCCCGGCCAGCATGTTGGCGAACAGACGAACGCCAAGCGTGACCGGGCGCGAAATGAAGGAGATGATCTCGATCACGATCACGAAGGGCAATATGGCGATAGGTACGCCCGACGGCACGAAAATCTTGAAGAATTTCAGGCCGTTCTTGAAAATTCCGAAGCCTACCAGAACGGACATCACGGCGAGCGCGAGCGCAAACGTCACGATGATGTGGCTGGTGAAGGTGAAGCCGTGGAAATCCGGCGCCGGGAAGTAGGGCATCATCCCGAGCATGTTGCCCATCAGGATGAAGATGAAGAGCGTGAACACGAAGGGGAAGAAGCGCAGGCCGTCATTGCCGGCCGTGGAGCGGATCATGCCTGCCACGAACTCGTAGAGCAGCTCGGCAACCGATTGCGCCCGGCCCGGCACCAGGGTGGCGCGCGAAGTTGCCAGCGCCAGAAG is drawn from Glycocaulis alkaliphilus and contains these coding sequences:
- the gcvH gene encoding glycine cleavage system protein GcvH, with translation MTTRFTTDHEWVRLEGDVAFIGITQYATEQLGDVISVELPDVGKSFKKGDEIAVVDSVKTAAEVYAPVSGEVIEINDGIEDAPQIVNDEPQGGGWFVKLKIADKGELDGLMDEAAYAKHIG
- a CDS encoding FMN-binding negative transcriptional regulator; this encodes MVYPPRHFAVTDRAEAEAVMAAYPFATFVVSGADGLVTARTPVVLERDREGRVTALLGHVSRANPVWQAVGEGAEAVALFAGPHAYVSASAYPSKADHGRAVPTWNYVAAEAHGRLTAFDGAAELRALLEALTGRFEDGRAEPWAVSDVPQDYVDALLRGITGLRLAVSSVTAVKKLSQNKAGTDFDGVLAFLDAEPEPDARQTAGLMRELERG
- the gcvPA gene encoding aminomethyl-transferring glycine dehydrogenase subunit GcvPA — protein: MRYLPLTPEDRTEMLGVIGVSSVDALFADVPQAARLDGPVDLPRRATELEVERAFAAMAKKNIAASDTAFFVGAGAYKHHIPASVDHLIQRSEFLTAYTPYQPEISQGTLQTLFEFQTQVARLTGMDIANASMYDGSTACAEAVLMAARVTKRSRAVLSGNLHPHYAEATRTLARYMNIDVAAEAPVPGGLDDVISQIDEETACVVVQNPDVFGGIHDLRPIAEAAHAKGALLIAVFTEIVSLGLIESPGAMGADIVVGEGQSIGVGLQFGGPYVGLFACRNDKSFIRNMPGRLAGETIDADGRRGYVLTLSTREQHIRRDRATSNICTNSGLMALAFTIHMTLLGEKGLKHLAALNHERAVELADALSAVPGVTVETGAFFNEFTVKLPKNAAEVTESLIAKGVLAGVPASRLWPDGGLDDRLIIAATETNTDADIALFASALKEVL
- the gcvPB gene encoding aminomethyl-transferring glycine dehydrogenase subunit GcvPB, which codes for MAMNQQGRPTRPNENAATGGYADTISGSRGLDQAEPLIFERGRTDLTGVDFPELKGTKTRLGGLERKSEIGLPGLSEPEAMRHYVRLSRKNYAIDLGIYPLGSCTMKHNPRLNEKMARLPGFGDVHPLQPQSTVQGALELIGELAHWLMTLTNTPCVAMSPKAGAHGELCGMMAIRAALDARGETGRRRVLVPESAHGTNPATAVQCGFYCDEIPANADGRVDMEAFKAKLGDDVAGIMLTNPNTCGLFERDIKEIADLIHEAGGYFYCDGANFNAIVGRVRPGDLGIDAMHINLHKTFSTPHGGGGPGSGPTVFSEALAPFAPVPYVVKKGETWHMVEHEAEARADGAEPFGRMVAFHGQMGMFTRALSYMMSHGSDGLRQVAEDSVLNANYVLARLKHVMTPAFEGTCMHEALFDDRFLKDTGVTTLDFAKAMIDEGYHPMTMYFPLVVHGAMLIEPTETESKSGLDRFCDVLEGLAEAAKSGDTARFVSAPVHAPVKRLDETRAARNPVLVWQESEDQPQAAE
- a CDS encoding acyltransferase family protein, whose protein sequence is MPLHSLQSLRAVAALLVLAAHASQIDSRFFSAPVSSGQWILGFAGVDLFFVISGFVMVYITHNKPRGDAHFIGRFAYARFTRIYPVYWFFTALALAAYIAIPGALNRDLADLQIWQSFTLWPIEGDLPVLHVGWTLTHEIYFYLAFTLFLALPERWLPALLALWGGLVIAGSVWLQGLPAIGALIVNPLTIEFILGAAAGMLICSGERRLARAALALAALWLTATAWLIWPENAEAFPAGWARVAAFGVPSMLIVYGAISLEMQGSLKPPGWLVILGDWSYALYLCHLLVLSGLVRVWVSALPDFGPMASLAFLIVAMALSIGVAGAAFRLLEFPVLKATRRLGDRLFEGPHRPRRAPAAHEDPAVQAGQTGSRDG
- a CDS encoding F0F1 ATP synthase subunit B, producing MSYLLQDTSFWAFIGLLGFFAILWRFGVHKVLAKSLDARADAIRNELDEARRLREEAQEMLAKYERQQRDAASEAEEIVKKAKLDAEFIRETARKELAQRIERRTALAEQRIAQAEAQAAKDVKALAADIAVEAAAKLLSEKLTKTQRNALVKDAAGELAERIN
- a CDS encoding F0F1 ATP synthase subunit B', coding for MTEGAGYAAEAAFPPFDPTYFASQLFWLAISFAVLYFLLSRWLLPRIGSAIEERKDRIADDLDAAAGLKLQADEAVKAYEKSLADARAKAQAVGAEARAEAERQSADEIARMEAELEGRQAEAEARIASARNAALSEVRNVAADVAGAVTEHLAGLTVKRDEAETAVDAVRSQEAAR
- a CDS encoding F0F1 ATP synthase subunit C, which codes for MEAEAAKYIGAGLATFGMLGAALGVGNIFSSFLTGALRNPSAAPAQFGNLIFGFAVTEALGIFSLLIALLLLFVV
- a CDS encoding F0F1 ATP synthase subunit A, translated to MADTNPIKQFEIHPIAELSVGGLDLSFTNSSYFMVAAVALTVGLLALATSRATLVPGRAQSVAELLYEFVAGMIRSTAGNDGLRFFPFVFTLFIFILMGNMLGMMPYFPAPDFHGFTFTSHIIVTFALALAVMSVLVGFGIFKNGLKFFKIFVPSGVPIAILPFVIVIEIISFISRPVTLGVRLFANMLAGHILLKVFAGFIIMLGSVGALGAVGAVAPLIMVVALTALEFLVAFLQAYVFAVLTCIYLSDALHPGHH